One Bacteroidota bacterium genomic window, TTTTCCTTTGTATTTTCCATCCCATGAATTGTGAATATCGTTGCTTTCAAATACTTGTTCTCCCCAGCGATTGTAAATTTTTATGTTGTATTCGATTATGAATGTGCCTTTTATTTGGAAGCTATCGTTTACTTCATCTTCGTTTGGTGTGAATGTGTTTGGTGCGTAAATGTGAAATTCTGTTGGAATGCAAACTTCGTTTGAAACGGAATTTACCGAATCTCCTTTTCTTTTTGCCAAAATTCTGTAGCAGTAAAATTCTTGGTTTATTTTTGTAAAACTGTCTGTGAATGTGTAATTTCCTTGTAAAGACAATTCATGAATTGTCTCTACGAGGGTAAATTGATTTTTTGATTTATCAAAAACCTGTAATTCGTAATTTTTAACTCCTTGATTCCATTGCTCGTAAGCAGTCCATTTAAGTTTTGGGTAAATGCTTTTTGCTTCTGTTGTAAGGAGAATGCTTTTACCATAATTTGTGTAATCACTTTTGTAATCGCAACTGTCAATTACAAACATTCTGTAAAAATAGGATTGTTCATCAACTCTGTTGTTAAAATCAAGGAAATCAAATGTTTGATTGTCGCTTGTGCTTAGCTCGTACCAACTAATTCCGTTTTCTGATTTTTCGAGAATATAGATTTTTGGAATTCCCTTTGTTGCTTCTGTCCATTCGATTAGGATGTTTTCATCATCCTCAACTGTTGCCCTAATTATTTCGTTTGCTTTTACGTGTTGTTCTATAAAAAAATATTTTGTTGAATCTGTTGAGCAACCAAAATCACTTGTTGATGTGAGTGTTACGGCTTTTTTACCAGTATCGTTGTAAATGTAATTTGGGTTTTGCAAATGTGAATAATTGCTATCTTCAAATTCCCAAAACCAGCGTTGCACCTTTCCCGAATCAATAAAAGATTTATCGTAAAAAAACATTGTATCTTCAAGGCAGTTGTTGAGGTAAATGTAAGCGGCAAGGGGCATTGGATGGACGTAAACATTCTTTAAAATTGAATCTTTACAGTTTTGGTTGCTTGTAGAAATTATTTTTATCGGATATTTTCCCCAATCGTAAAATGAAAAATTATTTATTGCAGGATTTGTTGATGTTAGACTGTCATCAACAAACCATTGGCGAGTTAAAGTTCCAGAGCTGATTTTTGATTGGTCAACAAAGATAAAGTTGTTTGAATCAAGGCATTGTGTTGAATCATTTATTGAGAAATCTGCTGTTGGGCTTGGATTTACTGTAACTGTTTTTGTGATTGAATCGGGGCAGTTGTAGGAATTTATTCCTTTGAGTT contains:
- a CDS encoding PKD domain-containing protein; the protein is NGTTSTDSNEQLKYSSFDTFDVKLVATSTIGCKDSITKSVIVNPSPKADFSVTDSVQCFNENNFKFINLTAWSNAVRLNYYWDFGNGSFSTDSNTNHKYQSSGIFNVKLKGINSYNCPDSITKTVTVNPSPTADFSINDSTQCLDSNNFIFVDQSKISSGTLTRQWFVDDSLTSTNPAINNFSFYDWGKYPIKIISTSNQNCKDSILKNVYVHPMPLAAYIYLNNCLEDTMFFYDKSFIDSGKVQRWFWEFEDSNYSHLQNPNYIYNDTGKKAVTLTSTSDFGCSTDSTKYFFIEQHVKANEIIRATVEDDENILIEWTEATKGIPKIYILEKSENGISWYELSTSDNQTFDFLDFNNRVDEQSYFYRMFVIDSCDYKSDYTNYGKSILLTTEAKSIYPKLKWTAYEQWNQGVKNYELQVFDKSKNQFTLVETIHELSLQGNYTFTDSFTKINQEFYCYRILAKRKGDSVNSVSNEVCIPTEFHIYAPNTFTPNEDEVNDSFQIKGTFIIEYNIKIYNRWGEQVFESNDIHNSWDGKYKGKVCPVGAYYYQIYAKGTMGKRESLKGSVIILR